One part of the Glycine soja cultivar W05 chromosome 11, ASM419377v2, whole genome shotgun sequence genome encodes these proteins:
- the LOC114375910 gene encoding uncharacterized protein LOC114375910 encodes MRNVSKNRFLTCFRPVVDIDDMLEPKAAVVDDSASCRFACIPVADKHDAKNSTTKATLSDQDMLAQNWIVVPRPQKRTFSKIIKADLFLLNTRARNKNLDGQGCFGSKRDYSAYTESSSTGDEKKQAFVGTNIQKIKPPEWSSSISSSNSPESKNESPKDQVEKQKKFRCLGIYWVLVSLVVTVFWGKVNVTIWTSLLLCFFSIWNGICCWKKEVLKLRNAESKAHKNSRRDRNGRSGRNKGTFVMGIESFT; translated from the exons ATGAGAAACGTTTCAAAGAATAGGTTCTTAACCTGTTTCCGTCCTGTGGTTGACATAGATGACATGCTCGAGCCTAAAGCTGCTGTTGTTGATGATTCTGCTAGTTGTCGTTTTGCATGTATCCCGGTTGCAGACAAACATGACGCCAAAAATTCAACGACCAAAGCCACGCTTTCTGACCAAGATATGTTAGCACAGAATTGGATTGTCGTGCCTCGTCCTCAAAAACGAACGTTTTCTAAGATAATTAAAGCCGATTTGTTTTTATTG AATACAAGAGCACGCAATAAAAATCTTGATGGCCAAGGTTGTTTTGGGTCAAAGCGTGATTATTCGGCATACACAGAAAGTTCATCAACCGGTGATGAGAAGAAACAAGCTTTTGTGGGCACCAACATTCAGAAAATCAAGCCCCCAGAATGGTCTTCGTCGATTTCATCTTCAAATTCGCCCGAATCAAAGAACGAGTCCCCTAAAGACCAAGTAGAGAAGCAAAAGAAGTTTCGGTGCTTAGGAATATACTGGGTTCTTGTAAGCTTAGTGGTTACGGTCTTTTGGGGTAAGGTCAATGTTACTATCTGGACATCATTATTGTTATGTTTTTTCTCTATTTGGAACGGAATCTGTTGCTGGAAAAAAGAGGTTCTCAAGTTGCGGAACGCAGAATCCAAAGCACACAAGAATAGCCGTAGGGACCGTAATGGAAGGAGTGGTCGAAACAAAGGAACGTTCGTAATGGGCATTGAATCTTTTACGTGA